One genomic window of Motacilla alba alba isolate MOTALB_02 chromosome 1, Motacilla_alba_V1.0_pri, whole genome shotgun sequence includes the following:
- the RGCC gene encoding regulator of cell cycle RGCC: MKSPAAQRPAGQAPGEDGGGLAEALGEFDAVLAEFSCPAGRRRFFYGEHLERMKRRSSASVSDGSGLSDSESADSLYRNSFSLSDEKLNSSTASTPSLPSPSVTPCKAKLGDTKELEDFIADLDRTLASM, translated from the exons ATGAaatctcctgcagcccagcgCCCGGCGGGGCAAG CGCCGGGGGAGGACGGTGGGGGCCTGGCGGAGGCGCTGGGGGAGTTCGACGCGGTGCTGGCGGAGTTCTCCTGCCCCGCCGGCCGGCGCCGCTTCTTCTACGGCGAGCACCTGGAGCGCATGAAGCGGCGGAGCAGCGCCAGCGTCAGCGACGGCAGCGGCCTCAGCGACTCCGAGA GTGCAGATTCCCTCTACAGAAATAGTTTCAGTCTCAGTGATGAAAAGCTCAACTCTTCAACTGCATCTACTCCAAGCTTGCCGTCCCCTTCAGTGACTCCTTGTAAAG CAAAGCTTGGAGACACAAAAGAGCTGGAGGACTTCATTGCTGATCTTGACAGAACACTAGCAA